A genomic region of Candidatus Melainabacteria bacterium contains the following coding sequences:
- a CDS encoding aromatic ring-hydroxylating dioxygenase subunit alpha, with protein sequence MQANSVVGRIFVSRSGQHKALTREQYNLFTRTDCVAIGWYWLMPSHALRRNKVIPASIAGRELAVFRTSSGEVAALDAYCPHMGAHLAEGKVDGEQLRCFFHNWCFDGNGNCTDIPCQKAKAPRVVSTRAWVVRERYGLIWIWLGDEAPAEDIPIHPELNGKSYQYSLGNFFIKNCHPNVVMINAIDEQHFHTVHNLPGDVLNMEPRRLTSSHIQFKNTGIVPATNVIGKLIAKFYARELTYKLDYWYGSTGTVTLGPDFMHLYLMFALRLSASGNTEGYAIAFTRKSSNALVNLLINPLLILLTKLAGLYFAQGDTRIFNTIKFDFKTPIAADHAVLAFIQHLEKQTPFECSSSNA encoded by the coding sequence ATGCAGGCAAACAGTGTAGTCGGTCGTATTTTCGTCAGTCGCTCGGGCCAGCATAAGGCTTTGACCAGAGAGCAGTACAACTTATTTACTCGTACTGATTGCGTGGCAATCGGATGGTACTGGTTGATGCCCTCGCATGCGTTGAGGCGTAATAAGGTTATTCCGGCCAGCATTGCCGGTCGTGAATTAGCTGTCTTTCGGACTAGCAGCGGTGAAGTTGCTGCGCTTGATGCATACTGCCCTCATATGGGTGCTCATCTGGCAGAAGGTAAAGTCGATGGTGAGCAACTGCGTTGCTTCTTTCATAACTGGTGTTTTGACGGCAACGGTAATTGCACCGATATTCCGTGCCAGAAAGCCAAGGCACCGCGGGTGGTTTCAACCAGAGCCTGGGTGGTGCGTGAACGGTACGGTCTGATCTGGATCTGGTTGGGTGATGAAGCACCGGCTGAAGACATTCCTATTCATCCTGAGTTGAATGGAAAGTCGTATCAATACTCGTTAGGCAACTTCTTCATCAAAAATTGTCACCCCAATGTAGTCATGATCAACGCCATAGACGAGCAGCACTTTCATACTGTGCACAATTTGCCCGGCGATGTTTTGAATATGGAGCCGCGCCGTCTCACATCAAGCCATATTCAGTTCAAAAATACAGGCATCGTGCCTGCCACCAACGTGATTGGCAAGCTGATAGCGAAGTTTTATGCCCGTGAATTGACCTACAAGCTTGACTATTGGTATGGCTCAACCGGCACGGTAACGCTCGGTCCCGATTTTATGCATTTATATCTCATGTTCGCCTTGAGACTCTCTGCATCTGGAAATACGGAGGGTTATGCGATCGCATTCACGAGGAAATCTTCGAATGCGTTAGTGAACCTGTTGATAAATCCACTTTTGATTCTGCTGACCAAGTTGGCAGGACTTTACTTTGCGCAAGGCGATACGCGCATTTTCAACACGATCAAGTTTGATTTCAAAACTCCGATCGCTGCCGACCATGCCGTGCTTGCCTTCATTCAGCATCTTGAAAAACAGACGCCATTCGAATGTTCCAGCTCAAATGCTTAG
- a CDS encoding D-aminoacylase: MHKTSLSSNATLPDPVRREVSRSESARGESAQGEPLVCDLILRNGLVFDGVNEGRQLDIAVLAGRVIAIGKNLNASAARQINAGGLWIVPGLVDIHTHYDLEVELAPGLPESVRHGVTTVVMGGCSLSTTFGAPVDLSYIFSRVETLPAPLISAWLENAHAWQSPDQYFNHLRTLKLGPNVACMLGHSALRVHVMGLERSISEHATATELEQMRVLAKSALDAGCIGISVDMVHWHKVSGPFAGQALPSHHASYAEYKMLADLCRQYDAVFQVTPNPRNPWSLIDILRMCPGVWRAPLRCTILAALDMGTAPHLWRVYPLLLFVCNQLLGCNIRFQTLAEPFVIHADGCLTPFFEEFSAGVKLNNCATRSERKALWMQDQFKREFRESWLSHLPRAFHRNFELMFIEAAPDRSLVGKSIGQAAAESGVDPLTYFMNLLELYDEDLRWYACNANQRAGVRHKLMSHRDILPGFSDAGAHSRNLAFFDNSLSVLRQAATSNFLPFYRAVSRVTSEPANWFNLDAGRIRVGGKADFAVLDPDKLKTPIPPPSTISEPAFNGAARMVKRDDSGAVHTVFLRGVEVAQDGKPLPVLNQQSHGEVLVQLNRTSTENEALERYRNRISSYDIPGKISPISSSGVHLGFSGSSDRNLIQQFVFSIEQYWPVFLLKHQAPANVAMHCFAFVLMYSIAALALLQHNYWLFLFMPLSQAVGLLGHWLFEPTPIDQRDTVFSWRAFVSLHLMFFNVLLGRYSAELTRAQITLARGFY; this comes from the coding sequence ATGCACAAGACTTCGCTGTCGAGCAACGCGACCTTGCCTGACCCGGTGAGGCGCGAGGTTTCGCGAAGCGAGTCTGCCCGGGGCGAGTCTGCGCAGGGTGAGCCGTTAGTATGCGACCTCATTCTGCGCAACGGTCTTGTTTTTGATGGTGTAAACGAAGGTAGACAGCTTGACATTGCTGTTCTGGCCGGTCGTGTCATTGCAATAGGAAAGAATTTGAATGCCAGCGCAGCCAGACAGATCAATGCCGGCGGACTGTGGATAGTTCCTGGCCTGGTCGATATACATACGCACTACGATCTCGAGGTAGAACTGGCGCCAGGGCTCCCTGAATCGGTGCGACATGGTGTCACTACGGTCGTCATGGGTGGGTGCAGCCTTTCCACCACCTTTGGTGCACCCGTTGATCTTTCATATATCTTTTCTCGCGTGGAAACATTGCCGGCACCACTGATTTCTGCATGGTTGGAGAATGCGCACGCCTGGCAATCTCCCGATCAATATTTTAATCATCTACGCACCCTGAAGTTGGGACCGAATGTTGCCTGCATGTTGGGACATAGCGCGTTGAGGGTGCACGTAATGGGGCTCGAGCGTAGTATCTCCGAGCATGCTACCGCGACTGAGCTCGAACAAATGCGCGTTTTGGCGAAGTCTGCGCTTGATGCGGGATGCATCGGAATATCTGTTGACATGGTGCACTGGCACAAAGTCAGTGGACCGTTTGCCGGCCAGGCGCTGCCCTCTCATCATGCTAGTTACGCTGAATACAAAATGCTTGCCGATCTGTGCCGTCAGTATGATGCTGTTTTTCAAGTCACCCCTAATCCGCGAAACCCCTGGTCTCTTATAGATATCTTGCGCATGTGCCCTGGTGTTTGGCGCGCACCGCTGCGCTGCACAATTCTCGCTGCGCTGGATATGGGCACGGCACCACATTTGTGGAGGGTTTACCCGCTTCTGCTATTCGTTTGCAATCAGCTGCTTGGTTGCAATATTCGCTTTCAGACTCTGGCAGAACCATTTGTTATTCATGCTGACGGATGCCTGACGCCGTTTTTCGAGGAGTTTTCGGCTGGTGTGAAGTTGAACAACTGTGCCACACGCTCGGAACGAAAGGCACTCTGGATGCAGGATCAGTTCAAACGGGAATTTCGAGAGTCATGGTTGAGCCATTTACCTCGAGCCTTTCATCGAAATTTTGAGCTGATGTTTATCGAGGCTGCACCTGATCGCTCTCTAGTCGGTAAGTCGATTGGTCAGGCTGCGGCCGAATCTGGAGTCGACCCCCTGACTTACTTCATGAATCTTCTGGAACTGTATGATGAGGATCTGCGATGGTATGCCTGCAACGCTAATCAGCGCGCAGGGGTACGGCATAAATTGATGTCGCACCGAGACATTTTGCCAGGATTCAGCGACGCTGGTGCTCATAGTCGTAACCTCGCTTTTTTCGACAATTCCCTTTCTGTTCTAAGGCAAGCAGCAACATCTAACTTCTTACCGTTTTATCGTGCCGTATCGCGAGTTACATCCGAGCCGGCGAATTGGTTCAATCTGGACGCTGGTCGCATAAGAGTGGGTGGCAAAGCCGATTTTGCTGTGCTCGATCCTGACAAGCTGAAGACACCAATACCCCCACCATCCACGATAAGTGAGCCCGCTTTCAACGGGGCAGCCCGGATGGTCAAGCGCGACGATAGTGGTGCGGTGCACACCGTCTTTCTCCGTGGTGTAGAAGTTGCCCAAGATGGAAAACCGTTGCCGGTTTTGAATCAGCAGAGCCATGGTGAAGTGCTCGTGCAGTTGAATCGTACAAGTACAGAAAATGAGGCTTTAGAGAGATACCGTAACAGAATTAGTTCTTATGATATACCCGGCAAAATTTCTCCGATTTCTTCTTCAGGCGTTCATTTGGGTTTTAGCGGCTCTTCCGACAGGAATTTGATTCAACAATTTGTCTTTTCGATCGAACAGTACTGGCCTGTTTTTCTCTTGAAGCATCAAGCTCCTGCAAATGTCGCGATGCATTGCTTTGCATTTGTGTTGATGTATTCAATCGCAGCCCTTGCACTCTTGCAACACAACTATTGGCTGTTTCTATTCATGCCCCTTTCGCAGGCTGTCGGATTGTTGGGACACTGGTTATTTGAGCCAACTCCAATCGATCAGCGCGATACGGTTTTTTCCTGGCGTGCGTTTGTAAGTCTTCATCTTATGTTTTTCAATGTGCTGCTTGGGCGATACTCCGCGGAGTTGACGCGGGCGCAAATAACACTGGCAAGGGGGTTTTATTAG
- a CDS encoding glycosyltransferase family 2 protein has translation MTDQVSIAKSDPTTKMKKMQPPSGGAQPPERWLTLALIGITFTGTVLIDICSPPVTTFTLSLVYIVIFSVLKLYAREHDSVDREATKPRESEFTQPMVSIVVPAHNEELLLATTIKSILNLDYPDFELLVVNDRSTDQTEAVLQSIKAAGDPRFRFITRNSENRPGKAACINDALKHTSGKLIAVFDADTQVAPDFLTSAVTYFANPLVGAVQGKKSLINGDKNLITRCQKNEYFMDHHFQSTRDNIRCAVELRGNGMVLRRTAVEELGGLNENSLAEDLDLSTRMHITGWDIRFAQDAILAEEAPESLKALFKQRLRWTEGCIVRYLENARKILPHKKLSLRTKLDASLFILEFIGPFWLLIENAVLVIRWLSGNWVPQPLLVAAPAMTILCLYFIYASFAGIYRAENGNLGKAIQGTIMVYCYLSLLFVPLVFLLMFKFLKNPSRDLAWFKPPRYGAAFK, from the coding sequence GTGACGGATCAAGTGTCTATCGCAAAGAGCGATCCGACTACCAAAATGAAAAAAATGCAACCCCCATCTGGAGGCGCTCAGCCGCCAGAACGGTGGCTGACACTTGCTCTTATAGGTATCACCTTTACCGGAACTGTGCTTATCGATATCTGCTCACCACCTGTCACCACATTCACGCTATCCCTCGTATATATAGTTATATTCTCAGTCCTGAAGCTATATGCAAGAGAGCACGACAGCGTCGATCGAGAAGCAACAAAACCGAGAGAGTCTGAATTTACTCAGCCTATGGTCTCAATTGTGGTACCAGCTCATAATGAAGAGTTGCTGCTTGCCACCACAATAAAATCTATATTGAACCTGGACTATCCCGACTTCGAATTGCTTGTCGTCAACGACCGCAGTACAGACCAGACAGAAGCAGTGCTCCAGAGCATCAAGGCTGCTGGTGACCCAAGATTCAGATTTATCACACGCAACAGTGAAAACAGACCTGGTAAAGCCGCTTGTATAAATGATGCGCTCAAGCACACGAGCGGCAAACTGATAGCAGTCTTCGACGCCGATACCCAGGTCGCACCAGACTTTCTTACCTCAGCAGTGACCTACTTTGCCAATCCACTGGTCGGCGCGGTGCAAGGCAAAAAATCGTTAATCAACGGCGACAAAAACCTGATCACGAGATGCCAGAAAAACGAATACTTCATGGACCACCACTTCCAGAGCACACGTGACAACATTCGTTGCGCTGTTGAACTGAGAGGCAACGGCATGGTGCTCCGACGAACCGCAGTGGAAGAACTTGGTGGCTTAAACGAGAACAGCCTCGCCGAAGATCTTGATCTGTCCACGAGGATGCACATTACAGGATGGGATATCAGATTTGCTCAAGACGCCATATTAGCGGAAGAAGCTCCGGAATCATTAAAAGCACTTTTTAAACAACGCCTGCGGTGGACCGAAGGGTGCATCGTTCGTTACCTCGAGAATGCGCGCAAAATTTTGCCCCACAAAAAGCTTTCGCTGAGAACAAAACTCGATGCATCGCTCTTCATTCTGGAATTTATCGGACCATTCTGGCTGCTTATAGAGAATGCAGTGCTCGTGATTCGCTGGTTGAGTGGCAACTGGGTGCCACAGCCGCTTCTAGTGGCGGCACCGGCTATGACGATTTTGTGCTTGTATTTCATTTACGCAAGTTTCGCAGGCATTTACAGAGCCGAGAACGGAAACCTCGGGAAAGCGATTCAGGGCACGATCATGGTCTACTGCTACCTGTCACTGCTCTTTGTTCCTCTCGTCTTTCTGCTGATGTTCAAGTTCCTCAAAAATCCGTCACGAGATCTGGCATGGTTCAAACCGCCACGTTATGGAGCGGCATTCAAATGA
- a CDS encoding sterol desaturase family protein: MVQTATLWSGIQMSPWTLCAALPVITFVSLVLAEKRSPETTTQPAKYSAADWFLNLSGFFMQGLVIPAAGLALALFVFPTIFPGLHQCLKIGFAGAFFLNFVVVDLLYYFQHRAFHEVPMLWKFHAPHHYSPTVNVWATSRNALMTHFLFVYMLVSPILAYLCDVTEGFFAGAMLTASLDLFRHARLHVHIPLAEGILVTPGEHHRHHDADKPEANYGANFIFWDKLFGTFSPGEYFPAQYAGQGQPSFRNQLLSPWRT, from the coding sequence ATGGTTCAAACCGCCACGTTATGGAGCGGCATTCAAATGAGTCCATGGACGCTGTGCGCGGCACTGCCTGTGATCACCTTTGTGAGCCTGGTGCTTGCGGAAAAGCGCTCGCCGGAGACCACCACTCAACCAGCAAAATATTCCGCGGCGGACTGGTTTCTGAATCTTTCCGGGTTCTTTATGCAAGGTCTTGTGATACCAGCCGCTGGCCTGGCGCTCGCACTATTTGTCTTTCCCACAATTTTTCCAGGACTGCATCAATGTCTCAAGATTGGCTTTGCAGGAGCATTTTTCTTGAACTTTGTCGTGGTTGATCTTCTGTACTACTTTCAGCATCGCGCCTTTCATGAAGTACCAATGCTCTGGAAGTTTCATGCGCCGCATCACTATTCACCAACAGTAAATGTATGGGCGACATCGAGAAATGCTCTGATGACACATTTCCTCTTCGTCTACATGCTGGTAAGTCCCATTCTCGCTTACCTCTGTGATGTAACGGAAGGCTTTTTCGCCGGGGCGATGTTAACGGCATCACTAGATCTGTTTCGCCATGCACGGCTGCACGTGCATATCCCCCTCGCCGAGGGCATACTCGTAACGCCGGGCGAACATCACCGCCATCACGACGCTGACAAACCCGAAGCGAACTATGGTGCCAACTTCATTTTCTGGGACAAGCTTTTCGGTACATTCTCGCCAGGAGAGTACTTCCCCGCTCAATATGCCGGTCAGGGACAACCATCCTTTCGGAACCAACTTCTTTCCCCCTGGAGAACTTGA
- a CDS encoding P-aminobenzoate N-oxygenase AurF: protein MLDDRPTYKKLELNQKRNHEQDHSAMMDEATRLFVYEDCKNEYWNPEEFSLLYGTPLWYEASPTQRLILNQLFWVAYYAQIISAEIATIYLNQVSAAGLYTHEDFRIVCDSLDLETKQERAHINAFKTIGEDVEWRLFGERLFTYPMRSLFEQTMIFADSNAGKDFWRKMQIKAFTLLSASNAFLASQYLLVRGLRTLNGKLIQHKLSMYYMNHPDKENAPIPSKISYYHFMDESFHFNTSKLIGHEIPHSLDEPTAFEKFVMNRGIAGCQKDHFNFSATIKGIFWYEPSLFPVIYKLFRSPHFSMNEAEARNMIDRCFCKENDAINQAFDLHQTAYESYKVYVEPIKYLDEQNRNMNIMGNNSIEKYLSVNANALRNFRGS, encoded by the coding sequence CTGCTTGACGATCGCCCCACTTATAAGAAGCTGGAGCTGAATCAAAAGCGCAATCATGAGCAAGATCATTCGGCCATGATGGACGAAGCGACACGTTTATTCGTCTACGAAGACTGCAAAAACGAATACTGGAACCCAGAAGAGTTTTCTCTGTTGTACGGCACTCCACTCTGGTATGAGGCATCTCCAACACAACGGCTCATTCTCAATCAACTTTTCTGGGTCGCCTACTATGCCCAGATCATATCTGCAGAAATTGCCACCATTTATCTCAATCAAGTCTCAGCCGCCGGTCTTTACACTCACGAAGATTTCCGCATAGTCTGCGATTCACTCGATCTTGAAACCAAACAAGAAAGAGCCCACATCAATGCCTTCAAGACAATTGGAGAAGACGTTGAATGGCGGCTTTTTGGCGAGAGGCTATTCACGTATCCGATGCGAAGTTTGTTCGAACAAACGATGATCTTTGCTGATTCAAACGCAGGAAAAGATTTCTGGAGAAAAATGCAGATAAAAGCATTCACGCTCCTATCTGCCAGCAATGCCTTTCTAGCCAGCCAGTATCTGCTCGTGCGCGGCTTGCGAACATTGAACGGCAAACTAATACAGCACAAACTCTCGATGTATTACATGAATCATCCCGACAAAGAAAATGCGCCCATACCTTCCAAAATCAGCTACTACCATTTCATGGACGAAAGTTTCCACTTCAACACATCAAAGCTGATTGGTCATGAAATTCCGCACAGTCTCGACGAACCCACAGCCTTCGAAAAATTCGTGATGAATAGGGGCATTGCAGGCTGCCAGAAAGACCACTTCAATTTCTCTGCCACCATCAAGGGAATCTTCTGGTATGAACCATCTCTGTTTCCAGTCATATACAAACTTTTTCGCTCACCGCACTTTAGCATGAATGAAGCTGAAGCACGAAACATGATCGATCGATGCTTTTGCAAGGAAAACGATGCCATCAACCAGGCTTTCGATTTACATCAAACCGCTTACGAGTCCTACAAGGTCTATGTAGAACCAATCAAATATCTAGACGAACAGAATCGCAATATGAACATCATGGGGAACAACTCCATTGAAAAATATCTGAGTGTCAATGCCAATGCGTTGCGCAATTTTCGAGGTTCTTAG
- a CDS encoding (2Fe-2S)-binding protein — protein MSFCIEFPHTSHKPVCLPEGANLSEELSVVNSPVLFGCRTGICGTCLVQIQSGHQALKPAEESEQEALEVYAPGIDNARLACQIALTANIALIKIEGG, from the coding sequence ATGTCGTTCTGCATTGAATTTCCGCATACAAGCCACAAACCAGTTTGTTTACCGGAAGGAGCAAACCTTTCGGAAGAACTGAGCGTGGTCAATTCACCTGTTCTTTTTGGTTGTAGAACAGGCATTTGCGGCACCTGCCTCGTGCAAATTCAATCCGGACATCAAGCACTGAAACCAGCTGAAGAGTCCGAGCAAGAAGCTCTGGAAGTTTACGCTCCGGGTATCGATAACGCAAGACTGGCGTGTCAGATCGCTTTGACAGCGAATATCGCATTGATCAAGATTGAGGGCGGATGA
- a CDS encoding aromatic ring-hydroxylating dioxygenase subunit alpha: MMSKSLLPQYWYVVADASEVTQHAVLSRTVLDESLACYRDAEGRAIVAQDRCIHRSARLSSGTVRDGKLSCRYHGWVYGESGSIISIPCEGGAEFARKCGMKAKTFTTAEQDGYIYVCLTPGEHTPPRPLTLRELGSVWKGRVRLQSRFHNSLSNCVENYIDVPHTAYVHHGIFRKPNGEPLRTTVTRCEGRIDITYHGERLNLGTFSAFLNPSGAEIEHSDHFFAPNVTSVHYKMPGGYRYSISSQSIPVTAMETLVYTDISYDFGIWTAISKAMVKRQAQEVLKQDIDILNEQGRNIEKYGERFYTTSADLIHTLTSEVISGLRNGKSPAELSAEQKEITFCV, translated from the coding sequence ATGATGTCTAAATCACTTCTACCCCAGTACTGGTATGTCGTAGCTGATGCAAGTGAAGTGACGCAGCATGCGGTGCTATCGCGCACAGTTCTGGACGAGTCTCTAGCCTGCTACCGAGATGCTGAAGGGAGAGCAATCGTTGCCCAAGACCGCTGCATACATCGCAGCGCTCGTCTTTCGTCGGGCACCGTCAGAGATGGCAAGCTAAGTTGTCGCTACCATGGTTGGGTCTATGGCGAAAGCGGCAGTATTATCTCGATTCCATGTGAAGGTGGTGCCGAGTTTGCACGCAAATGCGGTATGAAAGCAAAGACTTTCACTACCGCAGAGCAAGATGGATACATTTACGTCTGCCTCACACCCGGCGAGCATACACCTCCGCGCCCCCTGACACTGAGAGAACTAGGCTCGGTCTGGAAAGGACGAGTGCGCTTGCAGAGCCGCTTTCATAATTCCCTGTCGAATTGCGTAGAAAACTACATTGATGTGCCTCACACGGCATACGTGCATCACGGCATATTCAGAAAGCCAAATGGCGAACCTTTGCGCACCACAGTGACACGCTGCGAAGGACGAATCGACATTACCTACCATGGTGAGCGCTTGAATCTCGGCACGTTCAGCGCATTTTTAAACCCCAGTGGTGCGGAGATAGAACATTCAGATCACTTCTTCGCTCCAAACGTCACAAGCGTGCATTACAAAATGCCCGGTGGATACAGATATTCGATCAGCTCGCAGTCAATTCCCGTGACCGCCATGGAAACGCTGGTTTACACGGACATCAGCTACGATTTTGGCATCTGGACTGCTATTTCAAAAGCGATGGTAAAACGACAGGCACAAGAAGTGCTGAAGCAGGACATAGATATTCTCAATGAACAGGGACGGAACATCGAAAAATACGGTGAACGTTTCTACACGACTTCCGCGGATCTCATCCACACGCTCACAAGCGAAGTGATCTCCGGACTGCGCAATGGTAAATCTCCGGCAGAACTTTCTGCTGAACAAAAGGAGATAACTTTCTGCGTATGA